A portion of the Pseudoxanthomonas sp. JBR18 genome contains these proteins:
- a CDS encoding DUF2254 domain-containing protein, which translates to MSKWKLAWARITRRMWFRATLYGALGVVTALAGAFVKFLLPVGLAGKIGADSVGNILGILAASMLTVTTFSLSTMVSAYGSASSSATPRAARLLIEDTRAQGALATFIGAFLFSIVGLIALSTGIYGDSGRLVLFGATIVVIVLITVTLLRSIEQLSRFGRMGETVDLVERATRAAMQRRAEDPLLGGMHCLDALPADTQPIGARQVGYVEHIDTARLHALAEEHDLTVHVACQPGTFATPDRPLLHIQGQPDQELTEQLRAAISLADARTIENDPRYGLVVLTEIALRAMSPAINDPGTCIDVVGTCVRLLSGWAGKCAQGEMPEVKYPRVHVAPLDETDMFDDVFPLISREAATSLEVQVRLQKAYAALAASGYAPMRRSAHLHAGLSLDRALQHMDFAPDRKRLQEVAARENGVEPGAHGAAAPERS; encoded by the coding sequence ATGTCCAAGTGGAAGCTGGCCTGGGCCAGGATCACGCGCAGGATGTGGTTCCGCGCCACGCTCTACGGGGCGCTCGGCGTGGTGACCGCGCTGGCCGGTGCCTTCGTGAAGTTCCTGCTGCCCGTCGGCCTGGCCGGCAAGATCGGCGCGGATTCGGTCGGCAACATCCTGGGCATCCTGGCCGCCTCGATGCTGACGGTGACCACCTTCTCCCTGTCCACCATGGTCTCGGCTTACGGCTCGGCCTCCAGCAGTGCCACGCCGCGCGCCGCGCGCCTGCTGATCGAGGACACGCGCGCGCAAGGGGCGCTGGCCACCTTCATCGGCGCCTTCCTGTTTTCCATCGTCGGCCTGATTGCGCTCAGCACGGGCATCTACGGCGACAGTGGGCGGCTGGTGCTGTTCGGCGCCACCATCGTGGTGATCGTGCTGATCACCGTCACCCTGCTGCGCTCGATCGAACAGCTCTCGCGCTTCGGGCGTATGGGCGAAACCGTGGACTTGGTCGAGCGCGCCACGCGGGCAGCGATGCAGCGGCGTGCGGAGGACCCGCTGCTGGGCGGCATGCATTGCCTCGATGCCCTTCCCGCCGACACCCAGCCGATCGGCGCGCGCCAGGTCGGCTATGTGGAGCACATCGATACCGCGCGACTGCACGCCCTGGCCGAAGAACACGACCTCACCGTGCACGTGGCCTGCCAGCCCGGCACTTTCGCCACCCCGGACCGTCCGTTGCTCCATATCCAAGGCCAGCCCGATCAGGAACTCACCGAGCAGCTGCGTGCCGCCATCAGCCTGGCCGACGCACGCACGATCGAGAACGATCCCCGCTACGGCCTGGTGGTGCTGACCGAGATCGCGCTGCGGGCGATGTCCCCGGCGATCAACGACCCCGGCACCTGCATCGACGTGGTCGGCACCTGCGTGCGGCTGCTGTCCGGCTGGGCAGGCAAGTGCGCACAGGGCGAGATGCCGGAGGTGAAGTACCCCCGCGTCCACGTCGCCCCCTTGGACGAAACCGACATGTTCGACGACGTGTTTCCACTGATCTCACGTGAGGCGGCCACCTCGCTCGAAGTCCAGGTTCGCCTGCAGAAGGCCTATGCGGCGCTGGCGGCCTCTGGTTACGCCCCCATGCGCCGGTCGGCGCATCTCCATGCCGGCCTGTCCCTGGACCGGGCGCTGCAGCACATGGACTTTGCCCCGGACCGCAAGCGCCTGCAGGAGGTCGCGGCACGGGAGAACGGCGTGGAACCGGGGGCGCATGGGGCAGCGGCGCCGGAGCGGTCTTGA